In a single window of the Acetivibrio clariflavus DSM 19732 genome:
- a CDS encoding ABC transporter substrate-binding protein, giving the protein MKRKILILFCITITFTLIFSACMTQKYIENPKEKYPSNKGKSNLEKVTFVLDWTPNTNHTGIYVAKVKGFFEEEGLDVSIIQPGESSADQLVATNTAQFGISYQEGVTFARSTGMPLVSIAAIIQHNTSGFGALKSKGITSPKDFEGKKYGSWGSDVEVAMVKQVVKDAGGNPDKVEIHTIGTLDFITASETNQIDFAWIFEGWDYINASNKGIEINYIPLKDLSDVFDYYTPVIVTNEDNIAKNPELVKKFMRAVKKGYKFAMENADEAAECLLQLAPELDRDLVIKSQKYLVSKYQDDAPYWGMQKREVWERYMNWLYENGFIESPIDVDKAFTNEFLQGE; this is encoded by the coding sequence ATGAAAAGAAAAATTCTTATATTGTTTTGTATAACGATTACTTTCACTTTGATTTTTTCAGCTTGTATGACACAAAAGTATATTGAAAATCCAAAGGAAAAATATCCGTCCAATAAAGGTAAATCTAATCTTGAAAAGGTAACTTTTGTGCTGGACTGGACACCGAATACAAATCACACCGGAATTTATGTTGCAAAGGTAAAAGGATTTTTTGAGGAGGAAGGCTTGGATGTATCTATAATTCAACCAGGTGAGTCTTCCGCCGATCAGCTTGTAGCAACAAATACCGCTCAGTTCGGAATAAGTTATCAGGAAGGTGTCACTTTCGCACGTTCCACAGGTATGCCTCTGGTCTCAATTGCTGCAATAATACAGCACAATACTTCCGGCTTTGGCGCATTAAAATCAAAGGGAATAACTTCCCCAAAGGATTTTGAAGGTAAAAAATACGGCAGCTGGGGCTCTGATGTGGAAGTGGCAATGGTTAAGCAAGTTGTAAAAGATGCCGGCGGAAATCCTGATAAAGTTGAAATCCATACAATAGGTACCCTGGACTTTATAACTGCCAGTGAGACAAACCAAATTGATTTCGCCTGGATCTTCGAAGGATGGGACTATATCAATGCAAGCAACAAAGGCATAGAAATCAACTATATTCCACTTAAAGATCTTTCCGATGTTTTTGACTATTATACTCCGGTAATAGTGACAAATGAAGACAATATTGCAAAAAACCCTGAACTTGTCAAGAAATTTATGAGAGCTGTGAAAAAAGGTTATAAATTTGCTATGGAAAATGCCGATGAAGCTGCAGAATGTCTTCTGCAACTGGCACCAGAGCTGGACAGGGATTTGGTTATAAAAAGCCAGAAGTACTTAGTCTCAAAATATCAGGATGATGCACCTTACTGGGGAATGCAGAAAAGAGAAGTATGGGAAAGATATATGAACTGGCTTTATGAAAACGGATTTATAGAATCCCCTATCGATGTTGATAAGGCATTTACCAATGAATTTTTGCAAGGAGAGTAA
- a CDS encoding ABC transporter ATP-binding protein, with amino-acid sequence MNTAIEIKHLSKTFIHNKEQLKVIKDISLVLYENQFISLIGPSGCGKSTLLRILAGLEDNYSGEILVRDQKFAPNSAKFCYMPQKDLLMPWRTVFKNIILPLEIDGRLNDNKVPEITKLIKEFGLEGFENYYPSEISGGMKQRAAILRTFLMNSDIMLLDEPFGALDAITRMNMQEWLLTVLNEHKKSVIFVTHDIDEAVFLSDRVYVLSDRPASVVTTVDINFGRPRTREMLSTYEFLEYRERILKALR; translated from the coding sequence ATGAATACTGCAATTGAAATAAAACATTTGAGTAAAACCTTTATACACAATAAGGAACAACTTAAAGTGATAAAGGATATAAGTCTGGTTTTATACGAAAATCAGTTTATATCCCTAATTGGTCCCAGTGGCTGCGGTAAAAGCACTTTGCTGAGGATTTTGGCAGGCCTTGAGGACAATTATTCAGGAGAAATTCTGGTCCGGGACCAAAAGTTTGCACCGAATTCGGCCAAATTTTGCTATATGCCCCAAAAAGACCTGCTAATGCCATGGCGCACCGTGTTTAAGAATATAATTCTGCCCCTTGAGATAGACGGAAGACTCAATGACAATAAAGTCCCGGAAATTACAAAACTTATTAAAGAATTCGGTCTGGAAGGTTTTGAAAATTATTATCCTTCGGAAATTTCAGGAGGAATGAAGCAAAGGGCAGCTATTCTCAGAACATTTTTAATGAACAGTGATATCATGCTTTTAGACGAACCCTTCGGTGCATTAGATGCAATAACCAGGATGAACATGCAGGAATGGCTGCTCACAGTACTTAACGAACATAAAAAAAGTGTGATATTTGTCACTCATGACATTGACGAAGCAGTTTTTCTATCGGACAGAGTCTACGTACTGTCCGACAGGCCAGCTTCTGTTGTAACCACAGTGGATATAAATTTTGGAAGGCCAAGAACACGAGAAATGCTTTCAACATATGAATTTCTTGAGTATAGAGAACGCATATTAAAAGCGCTTAGATAA
- a CDS encoding dockerin type I repeat-containing protein, protein MSKIKKVFLLFLFVFFLFQIFSVISINNSVFAESIIYGDINGDGEVNSIDYAILKKYLLGKIKEFDKPNAIKAADVDGNEEINSIDFAFMKKYLLGLIKVFPAYEKSTPTPLITATPTPTNSTPSEFAKLKPSITDVRMSELNRNSIELLWDQVEGAVLYEVLRDDVSIGTTSDTYFADLNVSEGMNHIYKIRAVNDLGESSQDSSNILVNTMDEVIDSNTVLSEDRYYINLSLEGGATLDLNGYALNVKGDFIQNRGNVNVNSGDLKVNGDYTIYEDGQLVMMNEGDYVGVGGDFIISNYDIKHSEGCLSEGVLEIKGDFVFESMLGYFSAGGNHKVVLSGDKEQTVKSNNGLGFNELEIRNEYGVKIETPIGINKMKGNYRVIGGMNLNYVGIVEGDVIVEGDLRLECPMLDLCGNRMVVLGSIIQGYEGPMVHVRINGGSIEVDGDYSMGPSAILEMTNEGDYVGVGGDFIISNYDIKHSEGCLSEGVLEIKGDFVFESMLGYFSAGGNHKVVLSGDKEQAVKSNNGLGFNELEIRNEYGVKIETPIGINKMKGNYRVIGGMNLNYVGIVEGDVIVEGDLRLECPMLDLCGNRMVVLGNIIQGYEGPIVHVRINGGSIEVDGDYSMGPNAILEMMNEGDYVGVGGDFIISNYDIKHSEGCLSEGVLEIKGDLVFENMLGYFSAGGNHKVVLSGDKEQAVKSNNGLGFNELEIRNEYGVKIETPIGINKMKGNYRVIGGMNLNYVGIVEGDVIVEGDLRLECPMLDLCGNRMVVLGNIIQGYEGPIVHVRINGGSIEVDGDYSMGPSAILEMMNEGDYVGVGGNFTMASNVDHSEYLTAGNLEVKGDFTQSNGPSNFAASGTHRTILSGDTLQTITFEYPGTSSFNILKLTKPIDTGYIFNTTPIWKSLEE, encoded by the coding sequence ATGTCGAAAATAAAAAAAGTGTTCTTGTTGTTTTTATTTGTTTTTTTCTTGTTTCAAATTTTTAGTGTAATTTCAATAAACAATAGTGTTTTTGCTGAGAGTATTATCTACGGAGATATAAATGGAGATGGAGAGGTTAATTCAATTGATTATGCCATTTTGAAGAAATATTTGTTGGGGAAAATTAAGGAATTTGATAAACCTAATGCAATAAAGGCTGCTGATGTGGATGGTAATGAAGAAATTAATTCGATAGATTTTGCTTTTATGAAAAAATACCTTTTAGGGCTTATTAAAGTTTTTCCTGCATATGAAAAGTCAACACCTACACCATTAATTACAGCAACACCCACACCAACAAATTCAACTCCAAGTGAATTTGCCAAACTTAAGCCGTCAATTACCGATGTAAGAATGAGTGAATTGAATAGAAATAGTATAGAGTTATTGTGGGACCAGGTGGAAGGAGCTGTCCTTTATGAGGTGCTTAGAGACGATGTTTCCATTGGTACAACATCGGATACTTATTTTGCCGACTTAAATGTAAGTGAGGGAATGAATCATATATATAAAATCAGGGCTGTAAATGATTTGGGCGAAAGTTCACAGGACAGCTCAAATATATTGGTAAATACCATGGATGAAGTTATTGATTCAAATACAGTTTTGTCAGAGGACAGATATTACATAAATTTAAGTTTGGAGGGTGGAGCAACTCTTGATCTTAACGGATATGCCCTTAATGTGAAGGGAGATTTTATACAGAATAGAGGCAATGTAAATGTAAATTCAGGTGATCTTAAGGTAAATGGGGATTATACTATTTATGAAGACGGGCAGCTTGTGATGATGAATGAAGGAGACTACGTAGGTGTAGGAGGAGACTTTATAATAAGCAATTATGATATAAAACATAGTGAAGGATGTCTTTCTGAAGGAGTATTGGAGATAAAAGGAGACTTTGTTTTCGAAAGTATGCTTGGATATTTTAGTGCAGGGGGAAATCATAAAGTAGTATTGTCCGGAGATAAAGAGCAGACAGTAAAGAGTAATAATGGATTAGGATTTAATGAATTGGAGATAAGGAATGAATATGGAGTAAAAATAGAAACGCCGATAGGGATAAATAAGATGAAAGGGAACTACAGGGTTATAGGAGGAATGAATCTGAATTATGTAGGAATAGTAGAGGGAGATGTAATAGTAGAAGGAGACTTGAGACTAGAGTGTCCGATGTTGGATTTATGTGGGAACAGAATGGTCGTATTAGGAAGTATAATACAAGGATATGAAGGCCCGATGGTGCATGTAAGAATAAATGGAGGAAGTATAGAGGTAGACGGTGACTATAGCATGGGACCGAGCGCTATACTGGAAATGACGAATGAAGGAGACTACGTAGGTGTAGGAGGAGACTTTATAATAAGCAATTATGATATAAAACATAGTGAAGGATGTCTTTCTGAAGGAGTATTGGAGATAAAAGGAGACTTTGTTTTCGAAAGTATGCTTGGGTATTTTAGTGCAGGGGGAAATCATAAAGTAGTATTGTCCGGAGATAAAGAGCAGGCAGTAAAGAGTAATAATGGATTAGGATTTAATGAATTGGAGATAAGGAATGAATATGGAGTAAAAATAGAAACGCCGATAGGGATAAATAAGATGAAAGGGAACTACAGGGTTATAGGAGGAATGAATCTGAATTATGTAGGAATAGTAGAGGGAGATGTAATAGTAGAAGGAGACTTAAGACTAGAGTGTCCGATGTTGGATTTATGTGGGAACAGAATGGTAGTATTAGGAAATATAATACAAGGATATGAAGGACCAATAGTGCATGTAAGAATAAATGGAGGAAGTATAGAGGTAGACGGTGACTATAGCATGGGACCGAACGCTATACTGGAAATGATGAATGAAGGAGACTACGTAGGTGTAGGAGGAGACTTTATAATAAGCAATTATGATATAAAACATAGTGAAGGATGTCTTTCTGAAGGAGTATTGGAGATAAAAGGAGACTTAGTTTTCGAAAATATGCTTGGATATTTTAGTGCAGGGGGAAATCATAAAGTAGTATTGTCCGGAGATAAAGAGCAGGCAGTAAAGAGTAATAATGGATTAGGATTTAATGAATTGGAGATAAGGAATGAATATGGAGTAAAAATAGAAACGCCGATAGGGATAAATAAGATGAAAGGGAACTACAGGGTTATAGGAGGAATGAATCTGAATTATGTAGGAATAGTAGAGGGAGATGTAATAGTAGAAGGAGACTTAAGACTAGAGTGTCCGATGTTGGATTTATGTGGGAACAGAATGGTAGTATTAGGAAATATAATACAAGGATATGAAGGACCAATAGTGCATGTAAGAATAAATGGAGGAAGTATAGAGGTAGACGGTGACTATAGCATGGGACCGAGCGCTATACTGGAAATGATGAATGAGGGAGACTACGTAGGTGTAGGAGGCAACTTTACCATGGCAAGTAATGTAGACCATAGTGAGTACCTTACTGCCGGAAATCTTGAAGTAAAAGGGGACTTTACTCAGTCAAACGGTCCGTCGAACTTTGCTGCATCAGGCACTCACAGAACCATATTGTCGGGTGACACTTTACAAACAATAACCTTTGAATATCCGGGAACATCTTCCTTCAATATCTTGAAGCTTACAAAACCTATAGATACAGGATACATATTCAATACAACACCCATATGGAAAAGCCTTGAAGAGTAA
- a CDS encoding ABC transporter permease: protein MKKFRNTGNPIYSSVAFFVFVIAWELAVKAKDIKEYILPAPSAIINEFIKSGDLLLFHSVTTITETVIGFILGVILAVVLSVIMSNFEFIRNALYPFMILSQTVPIIVLAPLITIWFGIGIVSKLVVCVLVVFFPVALSLTEGLNSYDRGLEELLRCMNANKMQIFFKVKLPSASVHFFSGLKLAAAYAVMGAVMSEWTGAQNGLGIFLTRSMKSFKTAAMFADIAVISLFSILLFAFISIIEKKTIKWNLKG, encoded by the coding sequence ATGAAAAAATTTCGAAATACCGGTAATCCCATTTACTCGTCTGTTGCCTTTTTTGTTTTTGTTATTGCATGGGAATTGGCTGTAAAAGCAAAAGATATAAAAGAATACATACTTCCAGCTCCTTCAGCCATAATCAATGAATTTATAAAATCCGGGGACCTATTGCTTTTTCACTCGGTAACCACAATCACCGAAACCGTTATAGGTTTTATACTGGGTGTAATATTGGCAGTTGTGCTTTCTGTCATAATGAGTAATTTTGAATTCATTCGCAATGCCCTTTATCCCTTTATGATTCTTTCCCAGACAGTACCCATAATTGTCTTAGCGCCACTGATTACCATTTGGTTCGGAATAGGAATTGTCTCAAAATTGGTAGTATGCGTTTTGGTAGTTTTCTTTCCGGTAGCACTGAGCCTCACAGAAGGTTTAAATTCGTATGACAGAGGGCTTGAAGAACTGCTCAGATGCATGAACGCAAATAAAATGCAGATATTCTTTAAAGTAAAACTGCCTTCAGCATCAGTTCACTTTTTTTCGGGCCTTAAGCTGGCAGCAGCTTACGCTGTTATGGGTGCTGTAATGTCCGAGTGGACCGGTGCGCAAAACGGATTAGGTATTTTTCTTACCCGTTCAATGAAATCCTTTAAAACTGCTGCAATGTTTGCAGACATTGCGGTAATTTCTCTTTTCAGCATCTTGTTATTTGCATTTATAAGCATAATTGAAAAGAAAACAATTAAATGGAATTTGAAAGGATGA
- a CDS encoding thiamine-binding protein, with the protein MPRVNVSLQVIPNVPEDKIYPVVDKVIEMIDKSGVKYEVGPMETTMEGELDILLGIVKKAQTICVSEGASRVISVVKIDYKEEGVTMDEKISKYR; encoded by the coding sequence ATGCCAAGAGTTAATGTATCACTGCAGGTTATTCCCAATGTGCCGGAAGATAAAATTTATCCCGTTGTAGACAAAGTCATTGAAATGATAGACAAAAGCGGTGTCAAATACGAAGTAGGTCCAATGGAAACCACCATGGAAGGTGAATTGGATATCCTATTGGGAATAGTTAAAAAAGCGCAAACAATATGTGTCTCGGAAGGTGCCAGTCGAGTTATATCTGTAGTCAAAATTGATTACAAAGAGGAAGGCGTGACAATGGATGAAAAAATTTCGAAATACCGGTAA
- a CDS encoding glutamate-5-semialdehyde dehydrogenase, with amino-acid sequence MDIKEVAYLAKKASIKLAATGTELKNKALMEIARLLELRKEEIFKANREDLKRSEEENLAAPLIKRLKFDENKLSEVISGINSLINLPDPVGKTLASTELDEGLELYKVSCPIGVIGVIFESRPDALVQISTLCLKSGNSVLLKGGKEAINTNRILTDIIKTATENTGIPSGWIQLLETRDDVNEMLKMDEYIDLIIPRGSNEFVRYIMENSNIAVLGHADGICHCYVDSGADLNMAVKIVVDSKTQYVAVCNATETLLVHKDVAKEFLPMLKEEMDKKNVEIVGCERTREIIEVTPASEEDWKTEYLDYKLSIKIVDSVEEAIDHINTYGSGHTDSIISNNKENVELFMNLVDSGNVFWNCSTRFSDGFRYGFGAEVGISTNKIHARGPVGLDGLVIYKYKLVGNGHIVADYANKTRSFTHKKINKDFKL; translated from the coding sequence ATGGATATTAAAGAAGTTGCATATCTTGCCAAAAAGGCGTCGATAAAACTTGCCGCAACCGGTACAGAGCTAAAAAATAAAGCATTGATGGAAATAGCAAGGCTTCTTGAGTTGAGAAAGGAAGAAATTTTTAAAGCAAACAGGGAAGACCTTAAGAGAAGTGAAGAGGAGAATCTTGCGGCTCCTTTGATAAAGAGATTGAAATTTGACGAAAACAAATTGTCTGAGGTAATTAGCGGAATAAACAGCTTGATCAACCTTCCTGATCCCGTTGGCAAAACATTGGCTTCAACAGAATTGGATGAAGGCCTGGAATTGTATAAAGTTAGCTGTCCTATTGGTGTAATTGGAGTTATATTTGAATCGAGACCGGATGCTTTGGTTCAGATATCCACTTTATGCCTAAAGAGCGGAAACTCAGTGCTCTTGAAGGGTGGAAAGGAAGCAATAAATACCAACAGAATTTTAACAGATATAATAAAGACTGCTACTGAGAATACCGGAATTCCGTCAGGGTGGATACAGCTTCTTGAAACAAGAGATGATGTAAACGAAATGCTTAAAATGGATGAATACATAGACCTTATAATACCCAGAGGCTCCAATGAATTTGTCAGATACATTATGGAGAATTCCAATATCGCAGTTTTAGGCCATGCTGATGGTATTTGTCATTGTTACGTGGATTCCGGTGCTGACTTAAATATGGCTGTTAAAATAGTTGTGGACTCAAAAACTCAATATGTTGCAGTATGCAATGCTACTGAGACTTTGCTGGTGCATAAGGATGTAGCAAAAGAATTCTTGCCCATGCTCAAGGAAGAAATGGATAAGAAAAATGTTGAAATAGTAGGATGCGAAAGAACCAGAGAAATTATTGAGGTTACACCAGCTTCCGAGGAAGACTGGAAAACCGAATACCTCGATTACAAGTTGTCGATAAAGATTGTAGACAGCGTGGAAGAAGCAATAGACCATATAAATACTTATGGTTCAGGTCATACTGATTCAATAATATCCAATAATAAAGAGAATGTTGAACTGTTTATGAATCTTGTTGATTCGGGAAATGTATTCTGGAACTGTTCCACACGTTTTAGTGACGGTTTCCGATACGGTTTTGGTGCAGAAGTCGGAATAAGTACCAATAAGATTCATGCAAGAGGACCGGTAGGTTTGGACGGGTTGGTGATTTATAAATATAAGCTTGTGGGAAATGGACATATTGTTGCCGACTATGCAAATAAGACAAGGAGTTTTACCCATAAAAAGATTAATAAGGATTTCAAATTATAA
- a CDS encoding S-layer homology domain-containing protein: MPRIRCSKYFSIITGLCILILSIYQNAAPVFAEVQPLTETVNFPESIYQSNTYTTEIKGIFDISDISVNTGKVTYEITGDKIKITVSDGEHSRIGPHTKDVTVTEKNTFNIFPESVPYNSDGYSGELAKTGSGYDSENDIYWATYYGIVTNPECKFYKYKVDFTYTLNAAPQLSLTSPSDIIYIRDKVDIKGIVKDENIGDQLNIYYSFDNYSDSTKGVTYKTKLTADGTEQRIDGTISISALKLEDGVHTLYMWAVDRRGEKSYPAVTKVMVDTVPPQAPVLAQEPTTPTNKSVEVTVTYPDDAEIKEVRIDGGSWVPFDSVANDEKIIMYENGTVEARCSDAAGNVSDVSRLVVSNIDRTGPDTPILVPDITEPTNKTVTVTVYYAEDSVVKEIRIGESDWSLYEGSVTVDRNAKIEARSMDEAGNISPIGRLIIENIDAILPTAPVITVSAEKTKAEPITAVITPGTDNESGVDRTEFCLEGATTSDWQEYLDGKIIEIKNIGTTTIYARTIDKAGNVSPVTSKSVVIDRDNNGGGNSGGNSGGNNGGSSGGNNGGSSGGNSVGSSGGNNSGGNNGNTGGSNSGNSGSSNGGNGSGGSKVTEPKENVPSVTAVDLSVFISSDKSKYAEGDIITFTIDYKNKSNVLATDITIKAEIPEYTSAVDTSGGTVNGTEIEWKIAELTANTSGKIEYRVSVNKLDKAEVSSSNTATISSPKLTNTEDDSSKTIFLLYSNVDNFHAKYITGYADNTFRPSNNITRAEMAAIIYNVLDIEKVETANKNYTDVKSTHWAYKCINAVTNAGMFVGYNDGSFRPDNYITRAEFATVLANYLGFKNVEHDKINFSDISKHWARNFIEEIYRVKLIEGYIENGERLFKPDSYISRSEAVTIVNKMLFRGPLAGIEMPFKDVGQNHWAYGHILESSVDHHFRRDEDNSEIAIAKE; the protein is encoded by the coding sequence ATGCCAAGAATCAGATGCAGTAAGTATTTTTCCATTATCACAGGTTTATGTATACTTATTTTGTCGATTTATCAAAATGCAGCTCCAGTATTTGCAGAAGTTCAACCATTGACGGAAACAGTAAATTTTCCGGAAAGTATCTATCAAAGCAATACTTATACTACTGAAATAAAAGGAATTTTCGATATCTCGGATATTTCGGTAAATACAGGGAAAGTGACTTATGAAATAACCGGAGATAAAATAAAAATAACCGTATCCGATGGAGAACATTCAAGAATAGGGCCTCATACAAAAGATGTAACTGTAACAGAAAAAAATACTTTTAATATTTTTCCCGAATCAGTTCCGTATAATTCGGATGGTTATAGCGGTGAATTGGCGAAAACAGGGTCGGGTTACGATTCGGAAAATGACATATACTGGGCAACTTATTATGGAATTGTTACAAACCCTGAGTGTAAATTTTATAAATATAAAGTCGATTTTACATATACATTAAATGCTGCACCTCAATTATCCTTAACTTCTCCAAGTGACATAATATACATAAGGGATAAAGTTGATATAAAGGGAATTGTAAAAGATGAAAATATAGGAGACCAATTAAATATATATTATTCTTTTGACAATTATTCCGACAGCACCAAAGGGGTAACTTATAAAACTAAACTTACGGCTGACGGAACAGAACAGAGAATAGACGGTACTATTAGCATTTCGGCTTTAAAACTTGAAGATGGAGTGCATACTCTATATATGTGGGCTGTTGACAGAAGAGGAGAAAAATCGTATCCGGCAGTAACTAAAGTCATGGTTGATACAGTTCCGCCACAAGCACCAGTTCTTGCACAGGAACCTACAACACCTACCAATAAAAGTGTAGAAGTGACAGTAACTTATCCTGATGATGCAGAGATAAAGGAAGTGAGAATTGACGGCGGAAGCTGGGTACCTTTTGACAGTGTTGCAAATGATGAAAAAATAATTATGTACGAGAATGGAACGGTGGAAGCAAGATGCAGCGATGCTGCGGGGAATGTATCGGATGTAAGCCGTTTGGTAGTAAGCAATATAGACAGAACTGGACCGGATACTCCTATATTGGTTCCCGATATAACAGAACCTACTAATAAAACGGTTACTGTAACAGTTTATTATGCTGAAGATTCTGTAGTGAAAGAGATTAGAATCGGAGAAAGTGATTGGAGCCTTTATGAGGGCTCTGTTACAGTGGACCGGAATGCAAAAATTGAAGCAAGATCCATGGATGAAGCAGGGAATATATCACCTATAGGCCGACTAATAATAGAAAATATTGATGCTATTTTACCTACGGCACCTGTAATAACAGTCAGTGCTGAAAAGACCAAAGCAGAACCGATAACTGCCGTTATTACACCGGGAACAGATAATGAATCGGGAGTTGACAGAACGGAGTTTTGCCTGGAAGGTGCAACAACCAGTGATTGGCAGGAGTATTTGGATGGAAAAATTATTGAGATAAAAAACATTGGAACAACAACTATTTATGCTAGAACCATTGACAAAGCGGGCAATGTTTCTCCAGTTACCAGCAAATCAGTTGTTATTGACAGAGACAATAATGGCGGCGGAAATAGTGGAGGAAACAGCGGAGGTAACAACGGCGGAAGCAGTGGAGGAAACAATGGAGGAAGCAGCGGAGGTAACAGCGTCGGAAGCAGTGGCGGAAATAATAGCGGAGGAAACAACGGAAACACTGGAGGAAGCAACTCGGGAAATAGTGGAAGCAGCAATGGAGGAAACGGCAGCGGTGGTTCGAAAGTTACAGAGCCTAAGGAAAATGTACCGTCAGTTACAGCTGTAGATTTGTCAGTGTTTATTTCTTCAGACAAATCCAAATATGCAGAAGGGGATATAATTACCTTTACTATCGATTATAAAAACAAGTCAAATGTTTTGGCAACTGACATAACTATTAAGGCTGAAATTCCTGAATATACGTCTGCTGTTGATACATCTGGCGGAACTGTTAATGGAACAGAAATTGAATGGAAAATTGCTGAACTGACTGCAAATACTTCAGGCAAAATTGAATATAGAGTAAGTGTAAATAAACTTGATAAAGCTGAGGTTAGTTCTTCAAATACTGCTACAATCAGCAGTCCGAAACTAACCAATACCGAAGATGATTCCTCTAAAACTATATTTCTGTTATATTCAAATGTAGACAACTTCCACGCAAAATATATAACAGGTTATGCCGATAATACCTTTAGACCTTCAAACAATATTACCAGGGCTGAAATGGCCGCAATAATATATAACGTGCTTGATATTGAGAAGGTAGAAACTGCAAATAAAAATTATACCGATGTAAAGAGCACCCATTGGGCATACAAATGCATAAATGCTGTTACAAATGCAGGGATGTTTGTAGGTTATAATGACGGTTCATTCCGCCCGGACAACTATATCACAAGGGCTGAATTTGCTACGGTCCTGGCTAATTATTTGGGATTTAAGAATGTTGAACATGATAAAATAAACTTTTCGGATATAAGCAAGCATTGGGCCAGGAACTTTATTGAAGAGATATATAGAGTTAAGCTTATTGAAGGATATATCGAAAATGGCGAAAGATTGTTTAAGCCGGACAGCTATATCTCGAGAAGTGAAGCTGTTACTATCGTGAATAAGATGTTATTTAGAGGGCCTCTTGCCGGAATAGAAATGCCGTTTAAGGATGTTGGCCAAAATCACTGGGCTTACGGTCACATACTTGAAAGTTCGGTGGATCATCATTTCAGAAGGGACGAAGATAATTCTGAAATTGCAATAGCGAAAGAGTAA